From a region of the Candidatus Pantoea bituminis genome:
- a CDS encoding ATP-grasp domain-containing protein, with the protein MIKPVDGGGGLGIWLIEEESQLAAVVNKLVETMNYGGRGFTGFIVESWLPGDEYSLQGVVHEGHPQALTCCQKVIEQHRDAEGCVSFYESGHVAASAEHLPSSFSSLMKFCCETFDYRQGAFHIDFIVVDGVPHFWKWAFAFPAWVW; encoded by the coding sequence GTGATCAAGCCTGTAGATGGTGGCGGGGGTTTAGGCATTTGGTTAATCGAAGAGGAGAGCCAACTCGCGGCGGTGGTAAACAAACTGGTGGAAACCATGAATTACGGCGGTCGCGGCTTTACCGGTTTTATTGTCGAAAGCTGGCTGCCGGGCGATGAATATTCACTGCAAGGTGTGGTGCATGAAGGTCATCCGCAAGCGCTGACCTGCTGCCAAAAGGTGATTGAGCAGCATCGTGATGCTGAAGGTTGCGTCAGTTTCTACGAGTCGGGCCATGTTGCCGCATCCGCCGAACACTTACCGTCTTCGTTTTCCAGCCTGATGAAATTCTGCTGTGAAACCTTTGATTACCGGCAAGGCGCATTTCATATCGATTTCATCGTAGTGGATGGCGTGCCACATTTTTGGAAATGGGCTTTCGCCT
- a CDS encoding valine--pyruvate transaminase: MAFSQFGDKFTQNSGISRLMEDMGAGLRTPGTIMLGGGNPAQIPAMNDYFQQLLQQMHDEGKLSEALCNYDGPRGKAVLLEALAKLLREKLGWPISAENIALTNGSQSAFFYLFNLFAGRRADGSKKRVLFPLAPEYLGYADAGLDEGLFVSAKPNIELLPAGQFKYHVDFEHLPMNEDVGLICVSRPTNPTGNVITDEELLKLDVLAQQHDIPLLIDNAYGVPFPGIIFSDARPLWNPNIILCMSLSKLGLPGARCGIIIADEKTISAIGNMNGIISLAPGGIGPAIACEMIRRGDLLRVSEEVIKPFYQDKVSQTITIIRRYLSEDRCLIHKPEGAIFLWLWFRDLPISTETLYQRLKARGVLMVPGHFFFPGLEHEWPHTHQCMRMNYVPDASNIERAIQILAEEVEDAWRD; the protein is encoded by the coding sequence ATGGCTTTTTCTCAATTCGGCGACAAATTTACACAAAATTCCGGTATCTCACGTTTGATGGAAGACATGGGCGCAGGCTTGCGCACGCCCGGCACCATCATGCTTGGCGGCGGTAATCCCGCGCAGATCCCGGCTATGAACGACTATTTTCAGCAACTGCTGCAACAGATGCATGATGAAGGCAAGCTGAGCGAAGCGCTCTGCAATTACGATGGCCCACGTGGTAAGGCTGTTTTGCTGGAAGCGCTGGCAAAACTGCTGCGCGAAAAGCTGGGCTGGCCCATCAGCGCAGAAAATATTGCGCTGACCAACGGCAGCCAAAGCGCTTTTTTCTATCTGTTTAATCTGTTCGCTGGACGTCGCGCCGATGGCAGCAAAAAGCGCGTGCTGTTCCCGCTGGCACCGGAATATCTCGGCTATGCTGATGCCGGGCTGGATGAAGGATTATTTGTCTCGGCGAAACCGAATATCGAACTGTTGCCAGCAGGCCAGTTTAAGTATCACGTCGATTTCGAACATCTCCCGATGAATGAGGATGTGGGACTGATTTGCGTCTCGCGTCCCACCAACCCAACCGGTAATGTTATTACCGACGAAGAGTTATTGAAGCTGGATGTACTGGCGCAGCAACACGATATTCCGCTGCTGATCGATAACGCTTATGGTGTGCCTTTTCCCGGCATTATCTTCAGCGATGCACGTCCGTTGTGGAATCCCAACATCATTCTCTGCATGAGTTTATCCAAGCTGGGTCTGCCGGGGGCGCGCTGCGGCATTATCATTGCCGACGAAAAAACCATCAGTGCAATTGGCAACATGAACGGCATTATTAGCCTGGCGCCGGGCGGCATCGGCCCGGCCATTGCCTGTGAAATGATTCGTCGTGGCGATCTGCTGCGCGTGTCAGAAGAGGTGATCAAGCCGTTTTATCAGGATAAAGTTTCACAGACGATCACCATTATTCGTCGCTATTTATCGGAAGATCGCTGCCTGATCCATAAACCCGAAGGCGCGATTTTCCTCTGGCTTTGGTTCCGCGATTTGCCGATCAGCACGGAAACGCTTTATCAACGACTCAAAGCGCGTGGCGTACTGATGGTGCCAGGCCATTTCTTCTTCCCCGGGCTTGAACATGAATGGCCGCACACGCACCAGTGTATGCGTATGAACTATGTCCCGGATGCCAGCAATATCGAGCGTGCGATACAGATTCTGGCGGAAGAAGTAGAAGACGCCTGGCGCGACTAA
- the ghrB gene encoding glyoxylate/hydroxypyruvate reductase GhrB has protein sequence MKPSVILYKSLPDDLRARLDEHCAVTEINDLSPESQQQYADALQQAEGLLGSGGKVNGDLLAKMPKLRVCSSVSVGYDNFDVDALNQRHVVLMHTPTVLTETVADTMMALVLSSARRVTELDAWVKAGKWQQSIGPDLFGIDVHHKTLGILGMGRIGMALAQRAHFGFGMKVLYNARREHEEAQTRFDAQRCDLETLLKESDFVCISLPLTEQTHHMIGAEQLKLMKSSAVLINAGRGPVVDENALITALQNGTIHAAGLDVFEQEPVSPDSPLLKLPNVVTLPHIGSATHETRYGMMQDAVENLIAALSGNVEKNCVNPQALK, from the coding sequence ATGAAACCATCTGTGATTCTGTACAAAAGCCTGCCCGACGATTTGCGCGCCCGCCTCGACGAACACTGCGCGGTGACTGAAATCAACGATTTGTCGCCAGAAAGCCAACAGCAATATGCAGATGCCTTGCAACAGGCAGAAGGTTTACTGGGATCTGGCGGCAAAGTGAATGGTGACTTACTGGCGAAAATGCCAAAACTGCGTGTCTGCTCCAGCGTTTCGGTGGGATATGACAACTTTGATGTCGATGCATTGAATCAGCGTCACGTGGTGCTGATGCACACGCCGACCGTACTGACCGAAACCGTTGCCGATACCATGATGGCGCTGGTATTAAGCAGCGCCCGCCGCGTCACCGAGCTGGATGCGTGGGTGAAGGCAGGTAAATGGCAGCAAAGCATTGGCCCGGATCTGTTTGGCATTGATGTACACCACAAAACACTGGGAATTCTCGGCATGGGCCGCATCGGCATGGCGCTGGCGCAGCGTGCGCACTTTGGTTTTGGTATGAAGGTGCTCTATAACGCTCGCCGCGAACATGAAGAAGCGCAAACACGCTTTGACGCCCAGCGCTGCGATCTGGAAACGCTGCTGAAAGAGAGTGATTTTGTCTGTATCAGCCTGCCGTTGACTGAGCAGACGCACCATATGATTGGCGCTGAACAGCTTAAATTAATGAAATCGAGCGCGGTACTGATTAATGCCGGACGTGGCCCGGTGGTGGATGAGAATGCGCTGATTACTGCGTTACAGAACGGGACGATCCACGCTGCTGGTCTGGATGTGTTTGAGCAAGAACCGGTCTCGCCAGATTCGCCGCTGTTGAAACTGCCTAACGTCGTGACGCTGCCGCACATTGGTTCAGCCACCCACGAAACCCGCTACGGCATGATGCAGGATGCGGTGGAAAATTTGATCGCTGCACTGAGCGGCAACGTTGAGAAAAACTGCGTAAACCCGCAGGCGCTGAAGTAA
- a CDS encoding sugar kinase, whose translation MTTHQTGMLDVVTIGEAMAMFVARETGDLAAAETFVKRAAGAELNVAIGLARLGLKVGWVSRVGDDTFGRFICQQLDKEGIDHQQVACDKRYPTGFQLKSKVDDGSDPLVEYFRKGSAASHLSVEDFNHDYFGSARHLHLSGVAAAISDSSLALLKHTAKEMRARGKTISFDPNLRPVLWRSENEMRKQLNHLAEYADWVLPGENEGLILTGHRQPEAIADFYLDKGVKAVVIKTGCDGAWFKTAEGEKGQVEAILVDNVVDTVGAGDGFAVGVISALLEGKTLPQAIRRGNKIGSLAIQVIGDSEGLPTRQQLGEY comes from the coding sequence ATGACAACGCATCAAACCGGCATGCTTGACGTTGTGACCATCGGCGAAGCGATGGCAATGTTCGTTGCGCGTGAGACCGGCGATCTGGCCGCTGCTGAAACGTTTGTAAAACGCGCGGCTGGCGCAGAACTTAACGTGGCAATCGGTCTGGCGCGTCTCGGCTTGAAGGTCGGCTGGGTAAGCCGTGTCGGTGATGACACCTTTGGTCGCTTCATCTGCCAGCAACTTGATAAAGAAGGCATCGATCATCAGCAGGTAGCCTGTGATAAACGCTATCCGACCGGCTTTCAGCTTAAGTCAAAAGTGGACGATGGTTCTGACCCGCTGGTGGAGTATTTTCGTAAAGGCTCGGCAGCCAGTCACCTTTCGGTGGAAGATTTTAATCACGACTATTTTGGCTCTGCGCGCCATCTGCATCTGAGCGGCGTGGCGGCGGCGATTTCTGACAGTTCATTAGCGCTGTTGAAACACACGGCAAAAGAGATGCGTGCACGCGGCAAAACGATCTCTTTCGATCCCAACCTGCGTCCCGTTTTATGGCGCAGCGAAAATGAAATGCGTAAGCAGCTTAACCATTTAGCGGAATATGCCGATTGGGTGCTGCCAGGTGAAAATGAAGGGCTGATTTTAACCGGCCATCGTCAACCGGAAGCTATCGCTGACTTCTACCTCGATAAAGGGGTGAAAGCGGTGGTGATCAAAACCGGCTGTGACGGCGCATGGTTTAAAACTGCGGAGGGCGAAAAAGGGCAGGTAGAAGCCATTTTGGTCGACAACGTGGTGGATACCGTCGGCGCTGGAGATGGTTTTGCGGTTGGCGTCATTAGCGCGCTGCTGGAAGGTAAAACGCTACCGCAGGCGATTCGCCGCGGTAACAAAATTGGTTCTTTGGCGATTCAGGTGATTGGCGACAGCGAAGGTTTGCCGACGCGTCAGCAATTGGGCGAATACTAA
- a CDS encoding LacI family DNA-binding transcriptional regulator: MKTRPPRATISDVAHAARTGKTSVSRYLNGEQHLLSVDLKARIEQAIADLSYSPSQMARGLKRGRTRLIGLIIADITNPYSVDVMCGIEAACRECGFTLLMCNTNNEVDLEQHYLQLLSSYQVEGIVVNAVGMREEVLSRLQQSLLPMVLIDRKIPDFACDVVGLNNAEAAETATRHLVDNGYDALLFLSEPLGSVNTRRERLQAFRKVLADYPHIQHENAEVPLHQPAEMDAALNAFYQRHAGKRSAVMAANGALTLQVARALQRINLRWGDEIGLLGFDELEWAALAGVGITTLKQPTWQIGYAALERLIARIQSNDLPIVEQVFPGELIIRGSSQRLP; this comes from the coding sequence ATGAAAACCAGGCCGCCTCGCGCCACTATCAGCGATGTTGCTCACGCGGCACGAACCGGAAAAACCAGCGTTTCTCGCTATCTGAACGGTGAACAACATCTCCTTTCTGTGGATCTCAAGGCCCGCATTGAGCAGGCTATTGCTGACCTGAGCTACAGCCCAAGTCAGATGGCGCGCGGCCTAAAACGTGGCCGAACCCGGCTAATTGGTTTGATCATCGCCGATATCACCAATCCCTACTCTGTGGACGTGATGTGCGGCATTGAAGCGGCCTGTCGTGAATGTGGCTTTACCTTGCTGATGTGTAACACCAATAACGAAGTGGATCTGGAGCAGCATTATTTGCAATTGCTCAGCAGTTATCAGGTGGAAGGCATTGTGGTCAACGCCGTTGGGATGCGTGAAGAAGTATTGAGTCGCCTGCAACAATCTTTGCTGCCGATGGTCCTGATTGACCGTAAAATTCCTGACTTTGCGTGTGATGTGGTTGGGCTGAATAATGCCGAAGCTGCTGAAACGGCGACGCGTCATTTGGTGGATAACGGTTATGACGCCTTGCTGTTTCTCAGCGAACCGCTAGGCAGCGTCAATACGCGTCGCGAGCGTTTGCAGGCATTTCGAAAAGTGCTCGCTGATTACCCGCATATACAGCATGAAAACGCTGAAGTGCCGCTGCATCAGCCCGCTGAAATGGATGCAGCCCTGAATGCTTTCTACCAGCGTCATGCGGGCAAGCGCAGTGCGGTGATGGCGGCTAACGGCGCGTTAACCCTGCAAGTCGCGCGTGCTCTGCAACGCATTAATCTGCGTTGGGGCGATGAGATTGGTCTACTCGGTTTTGATGAACTGGAATGGGCCGCTTTAGCGGGTGTCGGCATCACGACCTTGAAACAGCCGACCTGGCAGATTGGTTATGCAGCGCTGGAGCGCTTAATCGCCCGTATTCAAAGCAACGATCTGCCGATCGTTGAACAGGTTTTTCCCGGTGAACTGATTATCCGCGGTTCCAGCCAGCGTTTGCCCTAA
- a CDS encoding LacI family DNA-binding transcriptional regulator, which produces MSLKAIASLLGLSVTTVSRALNGYEDVAQETRQRVEEEARRRGYRPNAAARHLKTGRANAVGLVYPVSAPPLSDGFFSEILLTLDQCLSRHEIDLLLLANKPKESQPTLTRMLRSRAVDAIIVTHTTPQDPRLLQLQQKGFNFLAMGRSDLPQTYAWFDVDNYAGSQLAVNHCLKNNLQQIAWLGGNEPCTFVRDRRQGYLDALGQIPPFAMAAVAPSRRCGYQQTCAWLAQGKLPQAIITDCSPLAEGAAMALQQAGRLLGDNAVTLIAWDGLPRDAILDQPIIAIRQASNKEIGERVAEMVLSLLDGAPLNQLQTLWQPWLQLQAHA; this is translated from the coding sequence ATGTCGCTTAAAGCCATTGCTTCCCTATTAGGTCTTTCAGTGACAACCGTAAGCCGTGCTTTGAATGGTTACGAGGATGTGGCGCAGGAAACGCGTCAGCGCGTGGAAGAGGAAGCTCGCCGACGCGGCTATCGCCCTAATGCGGCGGCTCGTCACCTGAAAACAGGCCGGGCTAATGCGGTGGGTTTAGTGTATCCGGTCAGCGCGCCGCCATTGAGTGATGGCTTCTTCAGCGAGATATTACTGACGCTGGATCAGTGCCTTTCCCGCCATGAAATTGACTTACTCCTGCTCGCCAATAAGCCAAAAGAAAGCCAACCTACCTTAACGCGTATGCTGCGAAGCCGTGCGGTAGACGCCATTATCGTGACTCACACCACGCCGCAAGATCCGCGCTTACTGCAACTGCAACAAAAGGGCTTTAACTTTTTAGCCATGGGGCGCAGCGATTTACCACAAACCTATGCCTGGTTTGATGTGGATAACTACGCCGGTTCGCAGCTGGCGGTAAATCATTGCCTGAAAAATAATCTGCAACAGATTGCCTGGCTTGGCGGCAACGAACCCTGCACGTTTGTGCGCGACAGGCGTCAGGGTTATTTGGATGCTCTGGGCCAGATTCCACCGTTTGCTATGGCTGCGGTTGCGCCTTCGCGGCGATGCGGCTATCAGCAAACCTGCGCCTGGCTGGCGCAAGGCAAGCTGCCACAGGCCATCATTACCGATTGCAGTCCACTTGCGGAAGGCGCGGCGATGGCGCTCCAGCAAGCGGGCCGTTTGCTGGGCGACAATGCCGTCACGTTGATTGCCTGGGATGGTCTGCCGCGTGATGCGATTCTCGATCAGCCGATTATTGCTATCCGGCAGGCCTCGAACAAGGAAATCGGTGAACGGGTCGCGGAGATGGTTTTATCCCTGCTTGATGGTGCGCCATTAAACCAGTTACAAACCCTCTGGCAGCCGTGGCTACAGTTGCAGGCCCACGCATAA
- a CDS encoding OmpA family lipoprotein, whose translation MQKNLLAITLLLSGSLALSGCTTNPYTGESQAGKSGMGAGLGALVGAGVGVLSSSKKDRGKGALIGAAGGAALGGGVGYYMDVQEAKLRDKMRGTGVSVTRQGDNIMLNMPNNVTFDSNSSSLKAAGTNTLSGVAMVLKEYPKTAVNVVGYTDSTGTRALNMRLSQQRAESVASTLIGQGVANNRLRTQGAGPDNPIASNSTEDGKAQNRRVEITLTPLG comes from the coding sequence ATGCAGAAAAATTTATTAGCGATTACCTTGTTACTGAGCGGCAGCCTGGCCCTGTCAGGCTGTACTACCAATCCTTATACCGGCGAATCTCAGGCGGGTAAATCGGGCATGGGTGCTGGCCTCGGTGCACTGGTTGGCGCGGGCGTAGGCGTGCTTTCATCATCGAAGAAAGATCGTGGTAAAGGCGCGTTGATTGGCGCTGCGGGTGGCGCAGCCTTGGGTGGCGGTGTCGGTTATTACATGGATGTACAGGAAGCCAAACTGCGCGACAAGATGCGCGGTACGGGCGTCAGCGTGACGCGTCAGGGTGATAACATCATGCTTAACATGCCAAACAATGTCACCTTTGATTCCAACAGCAGCAGCCTGAAAGCGGCGGGAACCAATACGCTGTCTGGCGTGGCAATGGTCCTGAAAGAGTATCCAAAAACAGCTGTTAACGTAGTGGGTTATACCGACAGTACCGGCACGCGTGCGCTGAATATGCGTTTATCGCAGCAGCGCGCTGAAAGCGTAGCCAGCACGTTGATTGGACAGGGCGTCGCGAATAATCGTTTACGTACTCAAGGTGCGGGACCTGACAATCCTATCGCCAGCAACAGCACGGAAGACGGAAAAGCCCAGAACCGTCGTGTAGAGATTACGTTGACGCCGCTTGGTTAA
- a CDS encoding DNA-3-methyladenine glycosylase I, whose translation MQRCGWVTQDPLYLAYHDKEWGIAQTDKKMLFEMLCLEGQQAGLSWITVLKKRENYREAFGQFDPQIVALMNEDDIEQLLLNSGIIRHRGKISAIITNARAYLAMEAKGEDFARFVWEFVDNAPIVHHHADYRLAPTTSEQAIALSKALKARGFKFIGPTICYSFMQACGLINDHQTTCFCHPDNL comes from the coding sequence ATGCAACGATGTGGCTGGGTAACACAGGATCCGCTCTATCTGGCGTACCACGATAAAGAGTGGGGAATCGCGCAAACTGACAAAAAAATGCTGTTTGAAATGTTGTGTCTGGAAGGGCAGCAAGCGGGATTGTCATGGATTACCGTGCTAAAAAAGCGCGAAAATTATCGGGAAGCTTTTGGTCAGTTTGATCCGCAAATCGTGGCCTTAATGAATGAGGATGATATCGAGCAACTGCTGCTAAACAGCGGCATCATTCGCCATCGCGGCAAGATTTCAGCCATTATTACCAACGCGCGTGCTTATCTGGCAATGGAAGCAAAGGGTGAAGATTTTGCCCGTTTCGTCTGGGAATTTGTTGATAATGCGCCAATTGTTCATCATCACGCCGATTACCGCTTAGCGCCTACCACGTCAGAGCAGGCTATTGCGCTCTCCAAAGCCTTAAAAGCGCGTGGTTTTAAATTCATCGGCCCGACAATCTGTTATTCATTTATGCAGGCTTGCGGGCTGATTAACGATCATCAAACGACCTGTTTCTGCCATCCCGATAACCTTTAG
- a CDS encoding autotransporter domain-containing protein produces MLQKSPCTGQHYPVRLFCSALLLAIIQPAFAWGGDFALHDNQSSTVIPPDYNTILAEKISRTPLEFTDEQQGLWDAALNAPASIPMALRSEPGSVGATPLGTRFSAGWDLPINHSFTTGPVAQYAVDQRPLTCPQCDFSERPNHDQVASVGWRVDSKLGWITPWAQLSYSHQLVEENLNYRAEDDPNNRQENWVDVSVGAHMPLNNNLAAFASFSQTDALNTGEQFIYSLGVSASF; encoded by the coding sequence ATGTTGCAGAAAAGTCCGTGTACAGGCCAGCACTATCCAGTGCGGCTTTTTTGTAGTGCGTTGCTTTTAGCGATCATTCAACCTGCCTTTGCATGGGGTGGCGACTTTGCCCTGCATGACAATCAAAGTTCTACGGTCATCCCTCCCGACTACAACACCATTTTGGCGGAAAAAATCTCTCGCACTCCATTGGAGTTTACCGACGAGCAGCAAGGATTATGGGATGCAGCACTCAATGCGCCGGCATCGATCCCAATGGCATTGCGTAGCGAACCCGGCAGTGTTGGGGCAACGCCGCTTGGCACCCGTTTTAGTGCAGGCTGGGATTTGCCAATCAATCACTCGTTTACGACCGGTCCGGTGGCGCAATATGCTGTTGATCAGCGCCCGCTCACTTGCCCACAATGTGATTTCAGTGAGCGGCCTAATCACGATCAGGTGGCGAGTGTCGGCTGGCGCGTCGATTCAAAGTTAGGCTGGATTACGCCTTGGGCTCAGCTCAGTTACAGTCATCAGCTCGTGGAGGAGAATCTTAATTACCGTGCTGAAGACGATCCCAACAATCGTCAGGAGAATTGGGTAGACGTCAGCGTCGGGGCGCATATGCCGCTTAATAATAATCTGGCGGCTTTCGCCTCTTTTTCTCAAACCGATGCGCTGAATACCGGTGAACAGTTCATTTATAGTCTGGGTGTAAGCGCCAGCTTTTAA
- the dnaT gene encoding primosomal protein DnaT yields the protein MSVKILTSTLIGLDAFRQDPLNALQQADKGTLAVLEDYAPVMYAITPERLAQLLALEAAIQQPNDVALDDSLFNDAPAAIHTPVGKFAMYDGWQPDADFSRQAAIWGVALSESVTASELAAFVAYWQAEGRLFHHVQWQQKLARSIQMNRAANGGQPKRDITQLPNPDRTIPDGFRGE from the coding sequence ATGTCAGTCAAAATCTTAACGTCAACGCTTATTGGCCTGGATGCTTTCCGTCAGGATCCACTTAACGCCCTTCAACAGGCTGACAAAGGCACGCTGGCGGTGTTAGAAGATTATGCGCCGGTGATGTACGCCATCACGCCGGAGCGTTTGGCGCAGCTCTTAGCGCTGGAAGCCGCCATACAGCAACCCAATGACGTGGCGCTGGATGACAGCCTGTTTAACGATGCGCCCGCCGCGATTCATACGCCGGTCGGCAAGTTTGCCATGTACGATGGCTGGCAACCGGACGCTGATTTTTCACGCCAAGCCGCCATTTGGGGCGTCGCACTCAGCGAATCGGTGACCGCCTCGGAGCTGGCTGCATTTGTCGCCTATTGGCAAGCAGAAGGCCGATTATTCCATCATGTTCAGTGGCAGCAAAAGCTGGCGCGTAGTATACAGATGAATCGCGCCGCTAACGGCGGGCAGCCTAAGCGTGACATTACGCAGTTGCCCAATCCCGACCGTACTATTCCCGATGGTTTCCGAGGTGAGTAA
- the dnaC gene encoding DNA replication protein DnaC, which translates to MKTPTDLFSRLKKMMPAGTQPKFTSGEDLLAWNQEQGRLRSEAIVRENRAMKMQRIMGRSGIRELHMNCSFDNYRVENEGQRKALELARQYCAEFDGSIASFVFSGRPGTGKNHLAAAIGNDLILRGRSVLIVTVADLMSSMKGTFSGTSDITEERLIQDLSSVDLLVIDEIGMQSESRYEKVIINQIVDRRSSSKRPTGMLSNLDHAGMNTLLGERVMDRMRLGNSLWVRFDWESYRSRVRGDEY; encoded by the coding sequence ATGAAAACGCCGACCGATCTCTTTAGCCGTCTGAAAAAAATGATGCCTGCCGGCACCCAACCTAAATTCACCAGCGGTGAAGATCTGCTGGCATGGAATCAGGAGCAAGGCCGCTTGCGTTCTGAAGCCATTGTGCGCGAAAACCGCGCGATGAAAATGCAGCGCATCATGGGCCGCTCCGGCATTCGCGAACTGCATATGAACTGCTCATTCGATAACTATCGCGTTGAGAATGAAGGCCAGCGCAAAGCGCTCGAACTGGCGCGACAATATTGCGCAGAGTTTGACGGCAGTATCGCCAGCTTTGTTTTTTCCGGCCGTCCTGGCACAGGTAAAAACCATTTAGCCGCAGCCATTGGTAACGATTTAATTTTACGCGGTAGAAGTGTGTTAATCGTTACGGTCGCCGATCTGATGTCCAGCATGAAAGGCACGTTTAGCGGCACCAGCGATATCACCGAAGAGCGGCTGATTCAGGATCTCAGCAGCGTCGATCTGCTGGTGATCGATGAAATTGGAATGCAAAGCGAATCACGTTACGAAAAAGTGATTATTAATCAGATTGTTGATCGTCGATCCTCATCAAAACGTCCTACCGGTATGTTGTCCAATCTCGACCACGCAGGTATGAATACTTTGCTGGGAGAAAGGGTGATGGATCGCATGCGCCTGGGCAACAGCCTTTGGGTGCGCTTCGACTGGGAAAGCTATCGCAGCCGGGTTCGCGGCGACGAATATTAA